In Calothrix sp. PCC 7507, one DNA window encodes the following:
- a CDS encoding ATP-binding cassette domain-containing protein: protein MYCFIQHRCETRTDIPNATIDPDAQGRYILRDYSSNGVFVNGQRVSGTAVLSHGVKIRIAPFTLVLRDDHLEILDQGDRIRLEAHNLVIETKGKRRLDDLSFAIEPGQFVALVGGSGAGKSTLMRTLLGIEKTTQGVVHLNGEDLQKNFNIYRNQIGYVPQDDVIHWELTVAEVLTYAAKLRLPPDINLKQVVDEALAAIKMSHRRQALISDLSGGQRKRVSIINPTLPTINFTRSR, encoded by the coding sequence CTTTATCCAACACCGTTGCGAAACTAGGACTGACATTCCGAACGCCACAATTGATCCTGATGCTCAAGGACGCTACATCCTGCGGGATTACAGCAGCAATGGGGTGTTTGTCAATGGTCAACGAGTCTCAGGAACAGCGGTGCTATCTCATGGTGTGAAAATCCGCATTGCACCTTTTACATTGGTTTTGCGTGATGATCATTTAGAAATTTTAGATCAAGGCGATCGCATTCGTCTGGAAGCGCACAATTTAGTCATTGAAACGAAAGGTAAGCGGCGACTAGATGACCTGTCTTTTGCGATTGAACCAGGACAGTTTGTGGCTTTGGTAGGGGGGAGTGGTGCGGGTAAATCTACTTTGATGCGGACTCTCTTGGGAATTGAAAAAACAACTCAAGGTGTAGTCCATCTCAACGGGGAAGATTTACAAAAAAACTTCAATATTTACCGCAATCAAATTGGTTACGTACCGCAAGATGATGTAATCCACTGGGAATTGACAGTTGCAGAAGTTCTCACCTATGCAGCTAAGTTGCGATTACCACCCGATATAAATCTCAAACAAGTGGTGGATGAAGCATTAGCTGCGATTAAAATGAGCCATCGTCGTCAAGCTTTAATCAGTGACCTCAGCGGTGGACAACGCAAAAGAGTCAGCATTATTAACCCAACGTTACCTACAATTAATTTTACGCGATCGCGTTAG